In one Streptomyces sp. NBC_01288 genomic region, the following are encoded:
- a CDS encoding alpha/beta fold hydrolase — protein MEDVPARRPARGARLRSVGAGELALQYRVVHGYRRAFRMAGQGPALVLIHGIGDSSATWTDLIPDLARTHTVIAPDLLGHGASDKPRADYSVAAYANGVRDLLTTLGIESATLLGHSLGGGVAMQFAYQFPERTERLVLVSAGGVGREVNPVLRLVSLPGSHLALSALRLPGMRLQVGLTVGLLRLLDTDLGRDAPELLTLVDALPDETARNAFIRTLRAVVDWRGQVVTMLDRCYLTEGMPTMLLWGDRDSVVPVRHAYGAHEAMPGSRLEIFEGAGHFPFHTDPARFLTLVEEFTGTTTPAHWSREHWRDLLCEGRPGVTAQSGATERDLREASERSAT, from the coding sequence GTGGAGGACGTCCCGGCACGGCGCCCGGCGCGCGGCGCACGACTGCGCTCGGTGGGCGCCGGAGAACTCGCATTGCAGTACCGCGTCGTGCACGGGTACCGCCGTGCCTTCCGCATGGCCGGCCAGGGCCCGGCGCTGGTCCTCATCCACGGCATCGGCGACTCCTCCGCCACCTGGACCGACCTGATCCCCGACCTCGCCCGCACCCACACCGTGATCGCCCCGGACCTCCTCGGCCACGGCGCCTCCGACAAACCGCGGGCCGACTACTCGGTCGCCGCCTACGCGAACGGCGTCCGCGATCTGCTCACCACGCTCGGCATCGAGTCCGCGACCCTGCTCGGGCACTCGCTGGGCGGGGGAGTGGCGATGCAGTTCGCCTACCAGTTCCCCGAGCGCACCGAACGCCTCGTCCTGGTCAGCGCGGGCGGCGTGGGCCGCGAGGTCAATCCGGTGCTACGGCTCGTCTCGCTCCCGGGGTCCCATCTCGCCCTGTCCGCGCTTCGGTTGCCCGGGATGCGTCTTCAAGTCGGCCTCACCGTCGGGCTGTTGCGGCTCCTGGACACCGACCTCGGCCGGGACGCCCCCGAACTCCTCACCCTCGTCGACGCGTTGCCCGACGAGACCGCCCGCAACGCCTTCATCCGCACCCTGCGCGCGGTCGTCGACTGGCGCGGCCAGGTGGTGACGATGCTCGACCGCTGTTATCTGACCGAGGGCATGCCGACCATGCTGCTGTGGGGCGACCGGGACAGCGTGGTGCCGGTGCGGCACGCGTACGGCGCCCACGAGGCCATGCCCGGCAGCCGGCTGGAGATCTTCGAGGGCGCGGGGCACTTCCCGTTCCACACCGACCCGGCCCGGTTCCTGACCCTGGTCGAGGAGTTCACCGGCACCACCACCCCCGCGCACTGGAGCCGCGAGCACTGGCGCGACCTCCTGTGCGAGGGCCGCCCCGGCGTCACGGCCCAGAGCGGCGCGACGGAACGGGACCTGCGGGAGGCGAGCGAACGCAGCGCGACCTAG
- a CDS encoding carbohydrate binding domain-containing protein, translating into MRDTLRRSRHRLLALLGTAALAMAGAIALPGTAEAANVLTNPGFESGSLSPWSCTGNLGSVVSSPVHGGSKALAGAVSSSDTAQCSQTVAVQPSTTYSLSGWVRGSYVYLGVNGGSSTWTSSPSAYSQLTTSFTTTASQTSATIYVHGWYAQGTYYADDISLDGPGGGGGGDTQAPTAPTGLTSTGKTSSTVSLSWAASTDNVGVTAYDIYSGANQVLSVSGTSGTVTGLAAGTAYTFTVKARDAAGNSSAASGAVSVTTSAGTGGGTGFTQAAPYLYEGWGDPPSPSTVMSATGIKWFTMAFVLDSGGCTPSWDGSRPLTGGVDQTAINQIRAAGGDIVPSFGGWQGSKLGANCSSASALAGALQKVITAYGLKAIDMDIENTDEFENEAVQAKILTALKTVKANNPGLRTIVTFGTSTTGPTYYGNRLIEQAQSLNAGIDVFTIMPFDFGGGADMYGNTVAAAEGLKTKLKSTFGWDDATAYSHIGISGMNGLSDQSETTTPAIWTQIRDWSNSHHIARLAFWSVNRDRGCAGGGVVSNCSGISQNTWQFTSITAGFTG; encoded by the coding sequence GTGCGCGACACACTCAGACGCTCCAGACATCGGCTCCTCGCACTGCTCGGTACCGCCGCCCTGGCCATGGCCGGGGCGATCGCGCTGCCCGGTACGGCGGAGGCTGCCAACGTTCTGACCAACCCCGGCTTCGAGTCGGGCAGTCTCTCCCCCTGGTCCTGCACCGGAAACCTCGGTTCGGTCGTCTCCTCGCCCGTGCACGGCGGCTCCAAGGCCCTTGCGGGCGCGGTGAGTTCGAGCGACACCGCACAGTGCTCCCAGACGGTCGCCGTGCAGCCGAGCACGACGTACTCGCTCAGCGGCTGGGTGCGCGGCAGTTATGTCTACCTCGGTGTCAACGGCGGTTCCTCGACGTGGACTTCGTCCCCGTCCGCGTACAGCCAGCTGACGACATCCTTCACCACCACCGCCTCGCAGACCAGCGCCACCATCTATGTGCACGGCTGGTACGCGCAGGGCACCTACTACGCGGACGACATCAGCCTCGACGGTCCGGGCGGTGGCGGCGGTGGCGACACCCAGGCCCCGACCGCGCCGACCGGCCTGACCTCCACGGGCAAGACGTCGTCGACCGTGTCCCTCTCGTGGGCCGCCTCGACGGACAACGTGGGCGTCACGGCGTACGACATCTACAGCGGTGCGAACCAGGTCCTCAGCGTCTCCGGTACGAGCGGGACGGTCACCGGGCTCGCGGCCGGCACCGCCTACACGTTCACCGTGAAGGCGCGTGACGCGGCCGGGAACAGTTCGGCGGCCTCGGGCGCGGTGAGCGTCACGACGAGTGCCGGCACCGGTGGCGGCACCGGGTTCACCCAGGCCGCGCCGTATCTCTACGAGGGCTGGGGCGATCCGCCGAGCCCGAGCACGGTGATGAGCGCGACCGGCATCAAGTGGTTCACGATGGCGTTCGTTCTCGACTCCGGTGGCTGCACCCCGAGTTGGGACGGCAGCCGACCCCTGACCGGTGGCGTCGACCAGACCGCCATCAACCAGATCCGCGCGGCGGGCGGTGACATCGTCCCGTCCTTCGGCGGCTGGCAGGGCAGCAAGCTCGGCGCCAACTGCTCCTCGGCGAGCGCACTCGCCGGGGCTCTCCAGAAGGTGATCACCGCCTACGGCCTCAAGGCCATCGACATGGACATCGAGAACACGGACGAGTTCGAGAACGAGGCCGTGCAGGCGAAGATCCTGACCGCGCTGAAGACCGTCAAGGCCAACAACCCGGGCCTGCGCACGATCGTCACCTTCGGCACCTCGACGACCGGCCCGACGTACTACGGCAACCGGCTCATCGAGCAGGCTCAGTCGCTCAACGCCGGCATCGACGTCTTCACCATCATGCCGTTCGACTTCGGCGGCGGCGCCGACATGTACGGCAACACGGTCGCCGCGGCCGAGGGCCTGAAGACCAAGCTGAAGTCCACCTTCGGGTGGGACGACGCGACGGCCTACTCGCACATCGGCATCTCGGGCATGAACGGTCTGTCGGACCAGTCGGAGACCACAACTCCCGCCATCTGGACGCAGATCCGCGACTGGTCGAACTCGCACCACATCGCCCGGCTCGCCTTCTGGTCGGTCAACCGCGACCGCGGGTGTGCCGGTGGCGGAGTGGTGAGCAACTGCTCCGGCATCAGCCAGAACACCTGGCAGTTCACGTCCATCACGGCCGGTTTCACCGGCTGA
- a CDS encoding ATP-grasp domain-containing protein, with protein MVSRVRVWLNRTYAENVFFMDQLRRNPSDRAVEIHATHGDADSPVLAAADTADLEPEGLSPAAYVEFALDQCVRRGIDVFVPRLHQSEIVAHRADFAAVGTALLAPTPEAVAVFHDKVIAYEAVQAIGVPVPPWWRVRTAPELVAAVEELEAAGHKACFKPASGAGGVGFRVITRTPFSLMHLNGFPSPYVPLDTVVEALEQADEQVDWLVMPRLEEPEVSVDCLTGPDNLVRLAVGRTKNGRRRGFTLHEQWLEPARRIAEGFGLHYLSNIQFRMFGDRPVLMDVNTRPAGGLHQLSLCGVNAPWAAVQLALGEDPGTMEPPFLGADYAVVSGPRQLRPVSLPHQRAEESEPLLPAAPVPAQDEVETATETSETGSRAAARA; from the coding sequence ATGGTCTCTCGCGTACGCGTCTGGCTCAACCGCACGTACGCGGAGAACGTGTTCTTCATGGATCAGCTGCGGAGAAATCCCAGCGACCGGGCCGTCGAGATCCATGCCACGCACGGCGACGCGGACTCCCCCGTACTGGCCGCCGCCGACACCGCCGACCTGGAGCCCGAGGGCCTGTCCCCGGCCGCGTACGTCGAGTTCGCGCTCGACCAGTGCGTCCGTCGCGGCATCGACGTGTTCGTGCCCCGGCTGCACCAGTCGGAGATCGTGGCGCACCGCGCGGACTTCGCGGCGGTGGGCACGGCACTGCTGGCGCCGACCCCCGAGGCCGTCGCCGTCTTCCACGACAAGGTCATCGCGTACGAGGCCGTCCAGGCGATCGGCGTGCCCGTACCGCCGTGGTGGCGGGTGCGCACGGCACCCGAACTCGTCGCCGCCGTCGAGGAGTTGGAGGCCGCCGGGCACAAGGCGTGCTTCAAGCCGGCGTCCGGCGCGGGCGGGGTGGGCTTCCGTGTGATCACCCGCACCCCCTTCTCGCTCATGCACCTCAACGGCTTCCCGAGCCCCTACGTCCCGCTCGACACGGTCGTCGAGGCGCTGGAGCAGGCCGACGAGCAGGTCGACTGGCTGGTCATGCCGCGCCTGGAGGAGCCGGAGGTGTCGGTGGACTGCCTGACCGGTCCCGACAACCTGGTCCGGCTCGCCGTGGGCCGCACGAAGAACGGCCGCCGTCGCGGTTTCACCCTGCACGAGCAGTGGCTGGAGCCGGCCCGCCGGATCGCCGAGGGCTTCGGGCTGCACTACCTGTCCAACATCCAGTTCCGCATGTTCGGCGACCGGCCGGTGCTGATGGACGTCAACACCCGCCCCGCCGGGGGCCTGCACCAGCTGTCGCTGTGCGGTGTCAACGCCCCTTGGGCGGCAGTGCAGTTGGCGCTCGGCGAGGACCCGGGCACGATGGAGCCGCCGTTCCTGGGCGCGGACTACGCGGTGGTGTCCGGCCCGCGTCAGCTGCGTCCGGTGTCGCTCCCGCACCAGCGCGCGGAGGAGTCGGAGCCCCTGCTCCCGGCGGCCCCCGTACCCGCGCAGGACGAGGTGGAGACGGCGACGGAGACCTCGGAGACGGGCAGCCGGGCAGCCGCTCGCGCTTAA
- a CDS encoding 4'-phosphopantetheinyl transferase family protein: MIEELLPDSVVTVETHGDEGLQDAPLYPEEEARVARAVPKRRHEFAAVRACARRAMEKLGVPPQPILPGAHGAPGWPAGVIGSMTHCDGYRAAALARAGDLASLGIDAEPHAPLPDGILPSVALPAERERLARLTAERPGVHWDRLLFSAKESVYKAWFPLTGKWLDFSEADIEVFTDPGEDTRGGLRARLLVPGPVVDGERLDVFEGRWTVGRGLVATAVTVPHPSPPLTPPGTSSPAA, encoded by the coding sequence GTGATCGAGGAACTGCTTCCGGACTCCGTGGTGACCGTGGAGACACACGGTGACGAGGGGCTTCAGGACGCCCCGCTGTACCCCGAGGAAGAGGCCCGCGTGGCCCGCGCGGTGCCGAAGAGACGTCACGAGTTCGCCGCCGTACGGGCCTGTGCCCGGCGCGCCATGGAGAAGCTCGGCGTGCCTCCGCAGCCGATCCTGCCCGGCGCCCACGGCGCGCCGGGCTGGCCCGCCGGAGTCATCGGCAGCATGACGCACTGCGACGGCTACCGCGCCGCCGCACTGGCCCGCGCCGGCGACCTCGCCTCGCTCGGCATCGACGCCGAACCGCACGCCCCGCTCCCGGACGGCATCCTCCCTTCCGTCGCCCTGCCCGCCGAACGGGAACGCCTGGCACGCCTGACGGCGGAGCGGCCCGGCGTGCACTGGGACCGGCTCCTGTTCAGCGCCAAGGAGTCCGTCTACAAGGCGTGGTTCCCCCTCACCGGCAAGTGGCTCGACTTCTCGGAGGCCGACATCGAGGTCTTCACGGACCCGGGCGAGGACACCCGCGGCGGCCTCCGCGCCCGTCTCCTCGTGCCCGGCCCGGTGGTCGACGGCGAACGTCTCGATGTCTTCGAGGGCCGCTGGACCGTCGGGCGCGGACTGGTCGCCACGGCGGTCACGGTCCCGCATCCCTCACCTCCCCTCACCCCTCCGGGCACCAGCTCTCCAGCAGCCTGA
- a CDS encoding helix-turn-helix domain-containing protein, whose translation MSDGFEVPGTTPTALLPAVVDRVTALAERLGVSQAEVVHIGRLSVACGVPEPVVRALLSGRPAGEPDVQARFLQRLDLLRRTRLKPNGRKYTQQEIADGAGMSRQQAGALINGDRRPTMEHCDALQRFFRVHAGFLTAEDPEALAGALQRTEQELLQKLADRERAAAEAAEDPLERLLQDHGVRGIAWRAAQLPTDQHRDKVAEWLDMLLESVKRPES comes from the coding sequence GTGTCGGATGGCTTCGAGGTACCGGGCACGACGCCGACCGCTCTGCTGCCCGCCGTCGTCGACCGCGTCACCGCGCTCGCCGAACGGCTCGGTGTGTCCCAGGCCGAGGTCGTCCACATCGGCCGGCTGTCCGTCGCCTGCGGTGTCCCGGAGCCCGTGGTCAGAGCCCTGCTGAGCGGCCGTCCCGCGGGCGAGCCCGATGTGCAGGCCCGGTTCCTGCAACGCCTCGACCTGCTGCGACGTACCAGACTCAAGCCCAACGGGCGCAAGTACACCCAGCAGGAGATCGCCGACGGCGCGGGCATGTCCCGCCAGCAGGCGGGCGCGCTCATCAACGGCGACCGGCGTCCCACCATGGAGCACTGCGACGCGCTCCAGCGCTTCTTCCGCGTGCACGCCGGATTCCTCACGGCCGAGGACCCCGAAGCCCTCGCGGGTGCCCTCCAGCGCACCGAGCAGGAGCTGTTGCAGAAGCTCGCGGACCGCGAGCGGGCGGCGGCCGAGGCCGCGGAGGATCCGCTGGAGCGGCTGCTCCAGGACCACGGAGTGCGTGGAATCGCCTGGCGGGCCGCGCAGTTGCCCACCGACCAGCACCGCGACAAGGTCGCCGAGTGGCTGGACATGCTTCTGGAGAGCGTGAAGCGGCCCGAGTCGTGA
- a CDS encoding toxin-antitoxin system, toxin component, with amino-acid sequence MRRLCGELVAELSLGAPARPHDLYAALCDAMSRRRGRPVQFRTAAFPACTASGLWLDMADQDLVVIEERTAPDHQLVILGHELWHMKAGHCGPHVAGSAVAARLLGDTVDEDALRATVLKVAARSRFERADEREAESFGLLLASKCRTWLAGSSLRGPAQHDHLAGRIEAALGYPGPRS; translated from the coding sequence ATGCGCCGCCTGTGCGGTGAGTTGGTCGCCGAGTTGAGCCTCGGCGCACCCGCACGCCCCCACGACCTGTACGCCGCGCTGTGCGACGCGATGAGCCGCCGCAGGGGTCGCCCGGTCCAGTTCCGTACGGCCGCCTTCCCGGCCTGCACCGCGAGCGGGCTGTGGCTCGACATGGCCGACCAGGATCTCGTCGTGATCGAGGAACGCACCGCTCCCGACCACCAGTTGGTGATCCTGGGCCACGAGCTGTGGCACATGAAGGCCGGGCACTGCGGCCCGCACGTGGCGGGCTCCGCGGTGGCCGCCCGGCTCCTCGGTGACACCGTCGACGAGGACGCGTTGCGCGCGACCGTCCTCAAGGTGGCGGCCCGCAGCCGGTTCGAGCGCGCCGACGAGCGGGAGGCCGAGAGCTTCGGTCTGCTGCTCGCCAGCAAGTGCCGTACGTGGCTGGCCGGTTCGTCCCTCAGGGGACCCGCGCAGCACGACCATCTGGCGGGGCGGATCGAGGCGGCGCTGGGGTATCCCGGGCCGCGTAGCTAG
- a CDS encoding metallophosphoesterase family protein translates to MESTAGGAGQLLAISDLHIGYAENRVLVENMRPVTDDDWLIVAGDIAETVADIRWVLELLAGRFRKVLWAPGNHELWTHPKDPVTLRGVARYDHLVALCRELGVVTPEDPYPVWEGPGGPVVVAPLFLLYDYSFLPAGCTTKAEGLTYAHGTGIVCNDEFLLHPDPYPSREAWCRARVAETERRLTEIPDTLPTVLINHYPLDRHPTEVLWYPEFAMWCGTTLTADWHRRFRVDTMVYGHLHIPRTTHHEGVRFEEVSVGYPREWQKRPEPPDRLRRILPMEVGTGDRGTASGLRGDRGDTR, encoded by the coding sequence GTGGAGTCGACGGCCGGCGGTGCCGGACAGCTGCTGGCCATCAGCGACCTGCACATCGGGTACGCCGAGAACCGTGTCCTGGTCGAGAACATGCGGCCCGTCACGGACGACGACTGGCTGATCGTGGCCGGTGACATCGCCGAGACCGTGGCCGACATCCGCTGGGTCCTCGAACTCCTCGCCGGCCGCTTCCGCAAGGTCCTCTGGGCCCCCGGGAACCACGAACTGTGGACCCACCCCAAGGACCCCGTCACCCTGCGCGGCGTCGCCCGCTACGACCATCTCGTCGCCCTGTGCCGGGAGTTGGGCGTCGTCACGCCCGAGGACCCCTACCCCGTCTGGGAGGGCCCCGGCGGCCCCGTGGTCGTGGCCCCGCTCTTCCTGCTCTACGACTACTCGTTCCTCCCGGCCGGCTGCACGACCAAGGCCGAGGGACTGACGTACGCGCACGGCACCGGCATCGTCTGCAACGACGAGTTCCTGCTGCACCCCGACCCCTACCCCAGCCGCGAGGCCTGGTGCCGGGCCCGGGTCGCCGAGACCGAACGCCGGCTCACCGAGATCCCCGACACCCTCCCCACGGTCCTGATCAACCACTACCCCCTCGACCGGCACCCCACAGAAGTCCTGTGGTATCCCGAGTTCGCCATGTGGTGCGGCACCACCCTGACCGCCGACTGGCACCGCAGATTCCGCGTGGACACCATGGTCTACGGCCATCTCCACATCCCGCGGACCACCCACCACGAGGGCGTCCGCTTCGAAGAGGTGTCCGTGGGATACCCCCGCGAGTGGCAGAAGCGCCCGGAACCCCCGGACCGACTGCGCCGCATCCTGCCGATGGAGGTCGGAACCGGTGATCGAGGAACTGCTTCCGGACTCCGTGGTGACCGTGGAGACACACGGTGA